TCATAAGTCACATTAACTCCATTCACCTTCACATCGCTCTTAAAGCCGATAGTCGGATTTGCATCCAATGTATATTGTGCCGTCTTATTGAAGAGTGCTTTCAACTCGTCAGTAAGAGCAATGTCAGCAGTATTATTAGGAGCAGCATTTACAGTCCATTTCACTGTACCCAAAGCTACAGGTTCAGCCTGATACTTAAATGTGATCTCTAATTTAGGAGCATTTGCCAAATTAATCACCGTTCCATCCGTTTTCAGATATTCTACTTTAAGAGTAGCCGTTCCTGCTTCTTTAGCAGTAATGGTGGATCCTGTCAACGTAATATCTTTTGCTTCCAATTCAGTTGGTTTAGTAGCATCCAGAGCCAAAGAATACTTACAATCAACAACTTTATCAGCACCAGTCATCAATCCATTCAAATCATACGCTTTATTAATGATTGCTTCCGCGATAGCATCATTCAAAGTTGGAGCTGACTGATCTACATTAATTGTCACATCATACTTAGAAATAATTTCATTTCCAAAAGGATCATGAGTAGTAAGAGCATAAGAACCTTTAGTAGGAATCTTTGCCAAATCAAAGTTTTCAGCATCCTTATTGAAAGTGACATTCATATCATAAACACCTTTATTAGCTGTTTTATCACCAGCAGCACGAGATAAAGGTTTTTCAGTCATATTTTCCTGAATACTTCCTTTAAGAATTTGGAAGAACTGATTATCTTTAGAGTCTGTTAAACCTATATTATAAAGTTGTACATTTACATCTGCCGGATTAATCAAAGCTTGCATTTTAGATGCCCCAGAAGCGACAAGAACTTCATTTGCTTCATACTTATGACCATTAAAATCAACCTTAGTATTTGTTTTTTCCGCAATATAATGTAATAGTACTTCCAAGTGTCAGTTTTGCATTAGCATCTACACTAACAGCATCCATGCTAACAATAGAACCTGCTTTAGGAAGTGTTACAGAAGATTCAGCATAAGTACCGTCAGACTTCAATTCACGTACATAAAGTTTCCAGATCAAAGGATTACCAGTAACTTCAGTAATATAAATAGTTGCATTAGCTACTATACCTGTAGAATCCCATTTTCCTGTTTCTGTGTTATAAACTTCCCAGCATCCGGTAGTAGAACTAATACGAGGAGATTTTCCGTTTACTCCATCCTTACCGTTTACTCCATCTTTGCCATCTTCTCCCTTAAGACCAACAGCAGATTTGCCAGAATCTATTCCATCAAAAAACCAATTGTTATTAGCACCAATAGTAACTACAGTACCATTCTTTCCATCTTTTCCATTAGTACCGTTAGTTCCATTCGTACCGTTAATGATAGAATAAAACTTTCCATCATCAAACGTGATCTTGAAACCTCCAGCAACATCTTCAACGGATTTAACCCATTTGCCTTCATTCACAAATTTCTGTAGATCGACAATGCTAGCTTTGTTTGCGTCAATCTGTGTTTGCAGATTGTCGATGTCATCATCGTAGTCTTTACAACCTACATAGGTGACAGTAGAAAGTGCCAGCGCCCCGAAGAACATCACTTTTACAAATTTTCTTTTCATAACTACTTAAAAATTACATTAATAATATATTATTAAACACTAAGTTTCAATAATAGACAGCCCGTTACTTCGTAGGTAACGGGAAAACCTTTGTCCTGCTCTTTTAGAGTAGTCAATACTGAAAAATGATACGATATGCGATGAAACATTTTTACCCCTGCTTCTGATAAGCGGCAGAGGGGAGGGAAATCTATTGCAAAATTTAGAAGTTAACAAAGCCCTAATACAAAGAATCCGCGTGTTTTAACTGTCTTGTTCTTGTTTTGTGTAGTTTATTAGAAAAAATGTGTGATTTAGTTTGGTTGTTTTAAGAAATATGCTCATATTTGCACCGGAATTCATTCCCGTTACCTACGAAGTAACAGAATAGTTTTCAGGCATTTACGCCACCAACAGCACGTTTCACAAAATCAAGTACTTGTTTATTTGCTTCATCTATTTTCTTATCCTGAAAAGGCTTCAGATAAGTCTCAGTCACCGTGATAGATGAATGCCCCATCGCTTCGGAGATAACACCCGGATGGATTTCACAATAATAAGCTGTCGTAGCCCAAGTGTGGCGGGCGGTGTATGAGCTTAGTTTATCTCCCAATCCCAGTAATTCTCCCAATAACATCAATCGCTGGTTAAAGCTGCGCAATGCTAACTGATATTCACGATAGGCTTCCTTTGTCCCTTCACGGCTTTTCAAAAACGAAAACAAATAAGGCGAAGAAGAGTCACGGTTCATGTATTTCTTTATCAGAATCATTGCTTCTGAAGTCAGTGTCACCGACAAAGAACGCCCTGTTTTACGTCTGCGATATGTTATCACATTATCCCGCAAATCAATCTTGCGCAAATAGGCAAGATCGACAAACGGCATACCACGAAGCAAAAACATCAGAATGAACAACTCTTGAGCCTGACGTACAGGCAATGATACTCCCGCCTTCCGGGACAAATTAACAAAGACCTTCTTCATATCATCATCAGTCAGGGCACGTTTATGATCGGCACGCGTCCCGGTGTAAACGGAACGAAACAGATACGGAATATAAGGAGCTTTCCGAAGATTGACCGCACGATTGTAAACTGCACGGAAGGTACGCATATAGGTGGAAACTGTGTTCCAGCTACACCCACGACAACGAAGATGAACTTCGAATCCCTTCAACCACTCCGAAGTCACTTCACTAAAGACAAAGTCGCTTTTCCCACGATAAGCAATGATGGCATTCAGACTGCTACGATAGACGTGCGCAGTACCAAAGTTTCCCTCCACCTGTAACCCGTTGGCTACTTGCTTCATAAATGTTAATACTTTCAACATCTCACTTTTTATTAATAAATTTGATTATAAATATACGAAGTATTCTTGGCATCAAGAATACAAATAGAGAAACAAAATATAAAGTTCGGATGTTTTTATAAATATTACTTTATAGAATAGATTAATTACACAGAGAATATCAATAAGCAGAAAAAAGAATATCTTTTAGACAAAGAATCGCTTTCCCTTACCCGGGAAAGCGATTCTTACATTTATGGTTTCAAGCATTTTTTCACATAACATACTTATCATAGAAATCAGCAATATCCATCACTTCAATATCTGACTTATTATTCATCAATCGTCTTATCCTATTTCTGCATTGCTCTACCTTCTTAGTTTGAAATAATAAAATGATTTTCTCATGAATGGGTAGATGAGCATAGAACAAAGGTTTGGTATAGACTAACTTAGCTTTTATATCTTGAACAAAAGATGAATTCAGTTCATTAGTTTCCACTCTGAACTTAGCATCTGCCAAAAGCATTCTCTTATTATTGAGTAATGCCACAAAATCCATTGTGCTATTCAAGCAACGACGTTGCTTCTTCGCCTGTTCTATTTCCCATCGGTCAACATCAATCACCAAAATACTCCTTTTGCAATCAGGTATCTTCTTTGAAGCTCCCTCACGAATTAATAAATCAGTCAAACTAACATAAAAAGCAGAGAACTGCTTCATGAATTCCTCAGAAAAACAATAAGAGTCTATCGAAAGGCACTTACATTGCAACTTATTCGAAAACTCCATACTCGTCAATCTTTTCAAAGGATTTATTAAATGATTTAAAAATCGGGTCTATGTCAAGACCTAAAGCACGATAAGTATATTCATAAGGAGTTTCTTCCGAATCCTCGGCTAAATAAAAGTTTAAGCTATCTTGAACTTCCTCTTTGGCAGCAATATACCGAATAGCACTTATCATATCCGTGCTATGGCTTGCTATAAAAAATTTGACTCCAATTTCTTTATGAAGCAATACAATCATCCGTGCATACTCAACTATCCATTGGGGATGCAAATGTGCTTCCGGTTCATCTATAATAAGTAACGTATCTTTTTGAAGGAAGCCGTTCTTTAATAATAGTTGTAAAATAGAGAATGATTTTACTCCTGTAGCACAATCTTTCAAATCAAAGATTTTTCCATCACTTCTTTTATAAGACAATTTAGAATTACGAACGTCATCTTCTTCTACAAGAGATTCACCTTCCATTATTTGGGTAATATTCTTATATAAAGGAACTTTTTTCCCTATTTGAGAATTATCATTCAACAAAGTCGCTAACTTCTCCCAATAATCTTTACCACCAATAAGTTGGCTTCCTGCTATCATTGGGGTATCAATATAGGCAACCTTTCTTATATAATGAAGTAGAGGAACAGACTGCGTATTCTCACCTACAAAAGAAACCCCATATTCCCGAATCGTCCATTTCTGAGGATATACACCTTTCAAATAGAAATCTAGATAATAGTACAGTAAAAAATATCGTCGTTTTTCTTTATCCCTTAATGCACAATCAAATAATTCTTCAACATCTTTATAAAATAGTCTCAACAATTTATCTAAATCATCTAATGAATCATCAAACATATTTTTAATAATTCGAACAATACGTCTAAAAGAATTCATTATATTCTCATCGTTCTTGTCGTATGCATTATCTCTATAAGATAGAAAACTTGCAAACAAATTCTCTACATATTGCAGATATTTCTTTTTATCTATAACAGAAACATGACGTAAAATAATAGAATCGACAAATGTAAGACCATTTACTTCTCTTTCTATTTGCCTTAAAACTTCAACATAACGAAGCAATTCATCATTTAAAATAGAATCTACTATTTCATCAAAATGATTCGCATAATAAAACGAATAGTACAACAGTTGTGACAAGCTACTTTTTCCACAACCATTAATACCAGATACTACCGTTATCCCATTCAATGTTATATCAGCTTTCTTTACAGCCTTGAAATTCTCTACAGACAATTCTACTATTTTATCCATATAGATATGTTTTACTTCTATATCACAGTGATATGCAAAGATAACAAACAAAAGTAGAATCTTTAAAGTTTTAGGGAAGTTAATAACAAAAAAGTCGCTTCCGGAAATCCGAAAGCGACTTTTATATTCATTCAAAGGAAACCGGAATTACATCATTCCGCCCATACCTCCCATTCCGGGAGCGCCCATCGGCATTTCAGGTTTGTCTTCCTTCTTTTCTACGATAACACATTCAGTAGTCAGGAACATACCAGCGATAGAAGCTGCATTTTCCAAAGCTACACGGGCAACCTTAGCAGGGTCTACCACACCGGCAGCGTGCAAGTTTTCGTAAACGTCCGTGCGGGCATTGTAACCGAAATCACCTTTTCCTTCACGTACTTTCTGAACAACTACCGCACCTTCTTTACCAGCGTTGGCAACAATTTCGCGAAGCGGTTCTTCGATGGCACGTTTGATGATACCAATACCAGTTGTTTCATCGGCATTGTCACCCTTCATTCCTTCCAAAGAGTCGATAGCACGAATGTAAGCTACACCACCGCCCGGGATGATACCCTCTTCGATAGCAGCACGAGTTGCACGCAATGCATCGTCTACGCGGTCTTTCTTTTCTTTCATTTCCACTTCAGAAGCAGCACCTACGTAAAGAACAGCTACACCACCTGACAATTTAGCCAGACGTTCCTGCAATTTCTCACGGTCATAGTCAGACTTGGTTGCAACGATTTGAGCCTTGATTTGCTCGCAACGTTCTTTGATGCTATCCTTGTTGCCGGCACCGTTTACGATAGTAGTATTATCCTTAGAAACAGTTACCTTGTCGGCAGTACCCAACATTTCGATAGTAGCTTGTTCCAGTTTCAGGCCTTTTTCTTCGCTGATAACAACACCACCTGTCAGGATAGCGATATCTTCAAGCATTTCTTTACGACGGTCGCCGAAGCCCGGAGCTTTCACTGCACAAATCTTCAACTGAGAACGCAGACGATTTACTACCAAAGTAGTCAACGCTTCGCTATCTACATCTTCTGCGATTACCAACAGAGGACGACCAGTCTGTACAGCCGGTTCGAGGATAGGCAAGAAATCTTTCAGGTTAGAAATCTTCTTGTCGTAAATCAGGATGTAAGGTTTCTCCATCTCACATTCCATCTTTTCCGTATTAGTCACGAAATAAGCCGACAGATAACCACGGTCGAACTGCATACCTTCTACTACACCGATAGTAGTGTCAGTACCTTTCGCTTCTTCGATAGTGATAACACCATCTTTAGAAACTTTACGCATAGCGTCAGCAATCAATTTACCGATTACCGGGTCGTTGTTTGCAGATACGGTAGCAACCTGTTCGATTTTGTCATAGTTGTCACCTACAGTTTCAGCCTGATTCTTAATAGATTCTACCACTTTGACAACAGCCTTGTCAATACCACGTTTGATATCCATCGGGCTGGCACCGGCAGTTACATTCTTCAAGCCTTCAGCTACGATAGCTTGAGCGAGAACGGTTGCAGTTGTTGTACCGTCACCGGCATCGTCACCTGTTTTGGAAGCAACTTCTTTTACCAACTGTGCACCGGTATTCTGGTAAGCGTCTGCCAATTCGATTTCTTTTGCTACTGTCACACCGTCTTTTGTGATGTGAGGAGCACCAAATTTCTTCTCGATGATAACGTTACGTCCTTTCGGGCCGAGAGTTACTTTTACTGCATTTGCCAAAGCATCAACACCTTTTTTCAATTGGTCGCGGGCGTCGATATTGAATAATATTTCTTTTGCCATCTCTTTATTTACTATTTAAAGATTTATGATTTACTATTATTAATTAACCCAAAACAGCGAGAACATCGCTCTGACGCATGATAAGATATTTAGTACCTTCAACGTCAAGTTCTGTTCCGGCATATTTACCATAAAGAACCGTATCGCCTACTTTCAATACCATTTCTTCGTCTTTCGTACCGTGACCTACTGCCACAACTTCACCCTTCAAAGGTTTTTCTTTTGCTGTATCAGGGATAATGATACCACCAATTGTTTTTTCTTCTGCAGGTGCAGGGAGAATAAGCACTCTGTCTGCTAATGGTTTAATGTTCATAGTTACTTTTTTATATTTTAGTTATACATTTATATGGTAGATGTTATCCGTCTTTTTCAGGCGGAACGCTAAAGACATTGCGAAAAGCGTGCCAAAGTAGATAAATGATTCTTTGTCAGAAATTGACTGACAAAATGACTGACAACCCATACCTTATGGCAAAAAAGTATATTTGTTCTATACTTTTTAAACAAAATAAAAGGTTTATTCCTTATAATGACGTATATTCGTAAACAGACCATTTAATGCATTGTACTAATAATATGAATAAAATAGCATCCGGCATATTTATCGCCTCTTGCATCTTCTGCTCCTGTAATTCGCGTACAGGAGAGATTTCGTCTGCCGAAATCCAGCCATCGGATTCATTAATGCAGGACACGATTACTGAAACCGCCGCTAAACCTGTCGTTGAAAAGCTGACAGGGGAGCAGATACATATCACCAAAGATTTACTCTATGACAAATACACACTGGATGACACCTATCCTTATAAAGATACTACCCGACAGTTTCAATGGGATAAAATAAAAGAACGGCTGGCCTTGCTTGAGAATATACAGCTACAACCCACCACATGGGCTATTCTTCAGAACTATAAGAACAGGAACGGGGAAGCTCCCCTTGTAAGGAATTTCAAGAGAAATGCTTACGGACGGGTGGCAGATACTCTCGGAGTAGAACGCTACCAATCCGTTCCCCTCTATCTACTGACGGACACACTCGTTCCCGAGCGTTACGGACAGGACGGTGAACTGACCCGTTTTATAGAAGACGGAGAAAAGTTTGTCAAAGCGGAGCCGATATTTACGGGAGATGAATGGATGATTCCCAAGAAATATGTCAAGGTTATCGGAGATACGATTGTTTTCAACAATGCTGTTTTCGTAGACCGGCACAATCAGAATATCACCTCTCTTGAACGCAGCGGAAAAGGGGAATGGATAGTGCGCAGCATGAATCCCTCCACTACCGGACGCCACCTTCCGCCGTATGCGCAGGAGACTCCTTTAGGTATGTTTGTATTACAGGAAAAGAAAGTCAAAATGGTATTTCTCAAAGACGGTTCGAAAGAGACAGGCGGTTATGCGCCTTATGCCAGTCGTTTCACAGATGGGGCCTATATTCATGGAGTACCTGTCAATGCGCCGCGCAAGACGCTGATAGAATACAGTCCGTCATTGGGAACGACACCCCGCTCGCATATGTGTGTGCGAAATGCAACCTCGCACGCCAAATTCATTTATGACTGGGCGCCCGTGAATGAGACTGTTGTTTTTGTATTGGAATAATTGGAGCTTTTTCCGTATGCATTCGGGTTAATCAATCTTTGTACATTAATAGGCTAATTCTATTTTAACTTATAGAAGCATCTCCAAAAAAATAATTTTATGATTTTACCCTCACACCCTCATAAATCATCTCAAAGTCTTTATTCATCGGCATTCCAGCTATGAGAGCAGGCTATAATAGCACCCTGAGAGTAAAAGTTACCCTCATACCCATTCGAACGAATACCAAGATGCTAATACCTGAAACACAAGGTATTAACAGTTATTCCTTCAAGCATTAACACCCTAAACTTCAACCATTAATAGTTGAGAAACCAGGTATTAACACATAAAAAGTGATGTAAAATGACTGATAAACGGAGTAATGCTACTTAAAGTTACAGGTTGAACGAGATAATAGGTACAGGTGAAGTTATTGTAATCTATTCCATTATAAGACCAAATCTACACAGAAAATATCTGTTTATACAGGCAGACAATCTGTAGCCCACGTGCAAACAGAAGTTTCAACAAGGGAAAGTTTCAGTTTCGTGCCTTGAAACTTTAGTTTCCAACCCTTGAAACTTTAGTTTCAAAGGCTTGAAACTAACTGTTTCAAGGGTAGAAACAAAGTGTTTCATTACTTGAAACAAAGTGTTTCTCACCGTGAAACCAACTGTTTCAAGCCATGAAAAAGTCCGAGCAAAGGATGCCACACAGTGATTGCTTACGTGTTCTATGTGTGAGTACCTTGAATATTCGTAAAATTGGTATGAGAGTAACTTTTACTATCAGGGTGCAACCGCAGCCTGCCCTCATAGTTGTAACACCGATGAATAAAGGGGTTTGGTGAATCTATGAGGGTATGAGGGTAAAATCATAAAATTATTTTTTGGGGAGATGCTATATGATGATTTTAAATTATAAACCAGCCATATATTTCCAAAGCGGAGCGGCATTCAGTGACTGCATGATTTCATTATTTTCGAGTAGGCTCCTTACCTCTTCCAAGGTGAGCAAATGAACGGAAAGGTCTTCGGTATCTTCCAGATGCTGATGGTCTATCAATTCCACATCTGTGGCAAGAAAGCAATGTGTCAGGTTGGTGTGAGTGCTCGGATTGGCGGAAACCACCATATATTCCTGCCAGTTTCCTTTTCCATAGCCCGTTTCCTCCCACAGTTCACGCTGGGCGGACACTAATGGCGAAGCATCTTCGGTTTCACACACACCGGCACAAAGTTCATAACAGGTTCGCTGGATTCCAGGACGGTACTGGCGGACAAATACAAATTTGCCTTCTTTCGTGATGGCAATCGTATTCACCCAGTCGGGATATTCCAAAATGTAATATTCGGGGATATGGTTTCCGTTGGGAAGCAACATATCTTCACAGCGTACAGTCAGCCATGGACGGCGAAATAGATACTTGCTACTTACCGTTTTCCAGGCTTTATTCTTTTCTTCCATAAGGTTTCGTTTTTATTCCGACAAAAATAATGATTTTCACCGGAATACCGCACCTTTTTCTGTTTTCTATCTTTTATTCGTCTATGTCGATACAGGTAATCTCTATCCCCTGTATTTGTTCCAGGTATTTCTTGGTCGAACTAACCAGAGAACTTCCCATATAGAATAAAAACATCAAGCTGATAATAACCATCAGCGCACCAATCATTGCAAACCTGCTGCGTTGTTCAAAAATACTGCTGTTCATACCTCTATCTCCTCTCCTTTTTTGTCTACTACAAAGATAACACGCGACGGGCTACAAAAAAATGACAAGAATGTTACAAAAGACTTAAATATTGAAATTCTGTTCGTATCTTTGCACCAGCTAACTAACAACCTCTTTATTACAATATGGCATTTACGAATAATATTATGATTGTCCGGCACAAATTGCTGGCTGACCTTGTTAGACTCTGGAAAAACGACCAGTTAGTAGAAAAGATAGACCGACTCCCGATTGAGCTGAGTCCGCGGAAATCAAAACCGCTGGGACGTTGCTGCGTACACAAAGAACGGGCGGTGTGGAGATACAAGACTTTTCCGCTGATGGGACTGGACATGACAGACGAACACGACGAAGTGACTCCGCTTTCCGATTACGCACGCATGGCGTTGAGCCGTCCCGAACCGGACAAGGAAAATATCATGTGCGTCATTGACGAAGCATGTTCTTCCTGCGTACAAATCAATTATGAAATTACGAACCTTTGCCGCGGATGTGTAGCCCGCAGTTGCTACATGAACTGCCCGAAGGACGCGATACGATTCAAGAAAAACGGTCAGGCCATGATTGACCATGACACATGTATCAGTTGCGGCATTTGTCACAAAAGCTGTCCTTATCATGCCATTGTGTATATCCCTGTGCCTTGCGAAGAATCTTGCCCGGTAAAGGCTATCAGCAAAGACGAGAATGGTACAGAATACATTGACGAAAGTAAATGTATCTATTGCGGTAAGTGTATGAATGCTTGCCCGTTCGGTGCTATCTTTGAGATTTCACAGACTTTCGATGTATTGCAACGGATTCGGAAAGGAGAAAAGATGGTCGCCATCATTGCTCCGTCTATTCTCGGACAGTTCAAGACTTCCATCGGACAGGTATATGGCGCTTTTAAAGAAATAGGATTCACTGATGTAATAGAGGTAGCCGAAGGCGCCATGTCGACTACCAGCAACGAAGCCCATGAATTGCTGGAGAAACTGGCAGAGGGACAGAGTTTCATGACTACCTCCTGTTGCCCTTCTTATATAGAATTGGTGGAGAAACATATTCCGGGTATGAAACCCTATGTATCCACCACCGGCTCACCGATGTATTATGCGGCACGGATTGCCAAAGAGAAGCATCCGGATGCAAAAATCGTATTCGTCGGCCCTTGCGTAGCTAAACGCAAAGAGGTACGTCGCGATGAAGCCGTGGATTACATTCTGACATTTGAAGAGGTAGGTTCTATCCTCGACGGACTGGGTATTCAGTTGGAGCAGGTGCAGGAGTTTTCCGTATTGCATACTTCCGTCCGCGAAGCACACGGTTTTGCCCAGGCAGGCGGTGTGATGGGAGCGGTCAAGGCTTATCTGAAAGAGGAAGCGGAGAAAATTAATGCGATACAGGTATCGGACATTAACAAGAAGAATATAGCTCTGCTACGTGCTTGTGCCAAGACAGGAAAAGCTGCCGGGCAGTTTATTGAAGTGATGGCTTGCGAAGGTGGATGTATCACCGGCCCAAGTACGCACAATGACATTGTTTCAGGACGTCGCCAACTGGCACAGGAGCTTCTCAAACGGAAAGAGAGCTATGAAACAATGGATAGATAAATTACGGAAGGAAAGAACGCTCCGGCAGGAAGAATTCCGGCAACTGTTGACTGGATGTGACGCAGAAACCCTGCGCTACATCAACCGACAGGCGCGGGAAGTGAGCCTGCTTCACTTCGGAAACAAGATTTATATCCGTGGCCTGATTGAAGTCAGCAACTGCTGCCGGAATAATTGTTATTATTGCGGTATCCGAAAAGGGAATCCGGCTATCGAGCGTTACCGGTTGACCGGGGAAAGTATCCTGGATTGCTGTAAGCAAGGTTATGACTTGGGGTTCCGTACTTTTGTATTGCAAGGCGGAGAAGACCCTGCTCTGACGGACGACCGGATAGAAAAAACAGTCTCTGCCATCCGTCGGAATTATCCGGATTGCGCTATCACCCTGTCGCTTGGTGAAAAGCCGCGCGACGTGTACGAACGTTTCTTCCGGGCAGGCGCTAACCGCTATCTGCTCCGTCACGAAACCCACAACGAACAGCATTACCAACGACTGCACCCGGCAGAAATGTCCGGCAAACGACGTTTGCAATGTTTGCAGGATTTAAAGGATATCGGTTATCAGACGGGAACAGGAATCATGGTCGGCAGCCCCGGACAAACGGTGGAGCATATCATCGAAGATATTCTGTTTATAGAAAGACTTCGTCCTGAAATGATTGGTATCGGCCCTTTCCTGCCCCACTATGACACGCCTTTTGCCGAATATCCCGGCGGCACGGTGGAGCAGACCCTTCTTTTATTATCCATCTTCCGCCTGATGCATCCGTCCGCACTGATTCCGGCAACAACGGCTTTGGCCACGCTGACTCCTGACGGCAGGGAACGGGGTATATTGGCAGGAGCGAATGTAGTCATGCCCAATCTGTCCCCCCGGGAAGAACGGAAGAAATATGAATTATACAATGACAAGGCTTCACTCGGAGCTGAATCCGCCGAAGGACTGGCCGTGCTGCAAAAGCAACTGAACGCCATCGGCTACGAGATTTCCACCGAAAGAGGAGACTTTAATACAATAGAATTATGATGTACCAAGCAGATTCATCAAAAGCAGAAGAGTTTATCCACCACGAAGAGATTCTGGATACACTGGAATACGCACAAAACAACAAGGATAACCGTGTACTGATTGAACAACTTATTGAAAAGGCTGCCCTGTGCAAGGGACTGACCCACCGTGAGGCAGCCGTCCTGCTGGAATGCGACCAACCTGACCTGATAGAACGTATCTTTCATCTCGCCAAAGAAATCAAACAGAAGTTTTACGGCAACCGCATCGTGATGTTCGCACCGCTTTATTTGTCGAATTATTGCGTAAACGGTTGTATATATTGCCCGTATCATGCCAGGAACAAGACTATCGCACGCAAGAAACTGACACAGGAAGAAATCCGCCGGGAAG
The DNA window shown above is from Bacteroides faecium and carries:
- a CDS encoding 4Fe-4S dicluster domain-containing protein, encoding MAFTNNIMIVRHKLLADLVRLWKNDQLVEKIDRLPIELSPRKSKPLGRCCVHKERAVWRYKTFPLMGLDMTDEHDEVTPLSDYARMALSRPEPDKENIMCVIDEACSSCVQINYEITNLCRGCVARSCYMNCPKDAIRFKKNGQAMIDHDTCISCGICHKSCPYHAIVYIPVPCEESCPVKAISKDENGTEYIDESKCIYCGKCMNACPFGAIFEISQTFDVLQRIRKGEKMVAIIAPSILGQFKTSIGQVYGAFKEIGFTDVIEVAEGAMSTTSNEAHELLEKLAEGQSFMTTSCCPSYIELVEKHIPGMKPYVSTTGSPMYYAARIAKEKHPDAKIVFVGPCVAKRKEVRRDEAVDYILTFEEVGSILDGLGIQLEQVQEFSVLHTSVREAHGFAQAGGVMGAVKAYLKEEAEKINAIQVSDINKKNIALLRACAKTGKAAGQFIEVMACEGGCITGPSTHNDIVSGRRQLAQELLKRKESYETMDR
- the hydE gene encoding [FeFe] hydrogenase H-cluster radical SAM maturase HydE, producing MKQWIDKLRKERTLRQEEFRQLLTGCDAETLRYINRQAREVSLLHFGNKIYIRGLIEVSNCCRNNCYYCGIRKGNPAIERYRLTGESILDCCKQGYDLGFRTFVLQGGEDPALTDDRIEKTVSAIRRNYPDCAITLSLGEKPRDVYERFFRAGANRYLLRHETHNEQHYQRLHPAEMSGKRRLQCLQDLKDIGYQTGTGIMVGSPGQTVEHIIEDILFIERLRPEMIGIGPFLPHYDTPFAEYPGGTVEQTLLLLSIFRLMHPSALIPATTALATLTPDGRERGILAGANVVMPNLSPREERKKYELYNDKASLGAESAEGLAVLQKQLNAIGYEISTERGDFNTIEL